Proteins encoded by one window of Polypterus senegalus isolate Bchr_013 unplaced genomic scaffold, ASM1683550v1 scaffold_506, whole genome shotgun sequence:
- the nek8 gene encoding serine/threonine-protein kinase Nek8 isoform X1, producing MEKYEKIKVVGRGAFGIVHLCRRRTDQKLVILKEIPVEQMTRDERQAAQNECQVLKLLNHPNIIEYYENFLEDKALMIAMEYAPGGTLAEYIQKRCNSLLDEDLILHFFAQILLALHHVHNKLILHRDLKTQNILLDKHQMIVKIGDFGISKILVSKSKAYTVVGTPCYISPELCEGKPYNQKSDIWALGCVLYELASLKRAFEAANLPALVLKIMSGTFAPISDRYSPDLRQLILSMLNLDPSKRPQLNEIMAQPICIRPLLNLYTDIGNVKMRRIEKPLSVQSGSNRRPTGRVPSARSRSNLVNASGSGKTCHPPPVSLVYTWGSGITIPLRLPMLNTEVTQVSLGRTQKTGVTVSGRLITWEALSIDAGDVSLPGSVDHVQPQFISRYLEGQSAVTIKSVSCGDLFTTCMTDRGIVMTFGSGSNGCLGHGNFNDVTQPKIVEALLGYEIVQISCGASHVVAVSNEHEVFTWGRGDNGRLGLGSQESHNSPQQVALPAEYKILKVPCGVDCSMILTTDHQILACGSNRFNKLGLDKMNNSEDPPISEQVEEVHIFTLVQSNPLNVEKITYIDIGTAHSAAITEDGLCYTFGSNQHGQLGSNTRRNSRVPHLVAGLEGVRVIMVSCGDAFTVAIGADGEVYTWGKGARGRLGRKEEDTGVPRLVQLDNSFPYLVTSVACCHGNTMLAIKPLPEEMIPR from the exons ATGGAGAAATACGAAAAAATCAAAGTTGTTGGGCGAGGAGCATTTGG aattgTTCACCTATGCCGAAGAAGAACTGACCAAAAACTAGTAATCCTTAAAGAAATTCCTGTTGAACAGATGACCAGAGATGAAAGACAGGCTGCTCAGAATGAATGCCAGGTCTTGAAGTTACTGAACCATCCCAACATAATTGAGTATTATGAGAACTTCCTGGAGGACAAAGCTTTAATGATTGCTATGGAGTATGCACCAG GTGGTACCTTGGCAGAATACATTCAGAAACGCTGTAACTCTCTTTTGGATGAAGACTTAATCCTCCACTTCTTTGCTCAGATTCTGCTGGCTCTGCATCATGTTCACAATAAGCTAATTCTTCATAGAGACTTGAAAACTCAAAATATCCTCTTGGACAAGCATCAGATGATTGTCAAAATTGGGGATTTTGGTATTTCCAAGATCCTCGTCAGCAAGAGTAAAGCTTACACA GTTGTTGGTACTCCATGTTACATCTCTCCTGAACTCTGCGAGGGTAAACCATATAATCAGAAGAGTGACATTTGGGCATTAGGTTGTGTTCTGTATGAGCTGGCAAGTCTGAAACGAGCCTTTGAAGCAGCA AACTTGCCTGCACTTGTACTGAAGATCATGAGTGGAACATTTGCTCCAATTTCAGACCGCTATAGCCCTGATCTGAGGCAGCTAATCTTAAGCATGCTCAATCTTGACCCTTCCAAACGGCCACAGCTGAATGAGATAATGGCGCAGCCCATCTGCATTAGGCCCCTGCTTAACCTATATACTGACATTGGCAATGTGAAAATGAGAAG aaTTGAGAAACCTTTATCAGTTCAATCTGGCTCGAATCGAAGGCCAACAGGAAGGGTTCCCAGTGCAAGATCAAGAA GCAATTTAGTTAATGCCAGTGGGTCAGGAAAAACATGTCACCCACCTCCTGTTTCCTTGGTATACACCTGGGGCAGCGGGATCACCATACCCTTGCGTCTACCCATGCTAAATACTGAGGTCACACAGGTCTCACTGGGGAGGACACAAAAAACTGGTGTTACAGTCTCTGGACGACTAATTACTTGGGAG GCTCTATCCATCGATGCTGGAGATGTTTCCCTCCCTGGGTCTGTGGATCATGTTCAACCACAATTCATTTCTAGGTATTTGGAAGGACAGTCAGCAGTGACTATCAAATCAGTCTCCTGTGGAGACCTTTTTACAACTTGCATGACAG ACAGGGGTATCGTCATGACCTTTGGAAGTGGAAGCAATGGCTGTCTGGGACATGGCAATTTTAATGATGTCACTCAG cctAAAATTGTTGAAGCCCTGCTTGGATATGAAATTGTCCAGATTTCTTGTGGAGCATCACATGTTGTAGCAGTAAGCAATGAACATGAGGTCTTTACGTGGGGACGAGGTGACAACG gtCGGCTAGGTTTAGGCTCTCAAGAGTCCCACAACAGTCCTCAGCAAGTTGCTCTTCCTGCTGAATATAAAATACTTAAGGTGCCTTGTGGTGTTGACTGTTCCATGATCCTCACAACTGATCATCAAATACTAGCCTGTGGAAGCAACAG GTTTAACAAATTAGGGTTAGATAAAATGAACAACTCTGAAGATCCACCTATTTCTGAGCAAGTTGAAGAAGTCCACATTTTCACTCTTGTCCAGTCTAACCCCCTCAATGTGGAGAAGATCACATACATTGATATTGGAACGGCTCATTCAGCTGCGATTACAG AGGATGGCTTGTGCTATACATTTGGCAGTAATCAGCATGGCCAGCTTGGCAGCAATACCCGAAGGAACAGCCGTGTGCCCCATCTTGTGGCTGGCCTTGAGGGTGTCAGAGTTATCATGGTATCTTGTGGAGATGCTTTCACTGTGGCAATTGGAGCAG ATGGAGAGGTTTACACGTGGGGAAAAGGAGCAAGAGGCAGATTGGGGAGAAAGGAGGAGGACACTGGAGTTCCCAGATTAGTCCAGCTGGACAACAGCTTTCCCTACCTAGTAACTTCAGTTGCATGTTGCCATGGCAATACAATGCTTGCAATTAAAC
- the nek8 gene encoding serine/threonine-protein kinase Nek8 isoform X2, with the protein MTRDERQAAQNECQVLKLLNHPNIIEYYENFLEDKALMIAMEYAPGGTLAEYIQKRCNSLLDEDLILHFFAQILLALHHVHNKLILHRDLKTQNILLDKHQMIVKIGDFGISKILVSKSKAYTVVGTPCYISPELCEGKPYNQKSDIWALGCVLYELASLKRAFEAANLPALVLKIMSGTFAPISDRYSPDLRQLILSMLNLDPSKRPQLNEIMAQPICIRPLLNLYTDIGNVKMRRIEKPLSVQSGSNRRPTGRVPSARSRSNLVNASGSGKTCHPPPVSLVYTWGSGITIPLRLPMLNTEVTQVSLGRTQKTGVTVSGRLITWEALSIDAGDVSLPGSVDHVQPQFISRYLEGQSAVTIKSVSCGDLFTTCMTDRGIVMTFGSGSNGCLGHGNFNDVTQPKIVEALLGYEIVQISCGASHVVAVSNEHEVFTWGRGDNGRLGLGSQESHNSPQQVALPAEYKILKVPCGVDCSMILTTDHQILACGSNRFNKLGLDKMNNSEDPPISEQVEEVHIFTLVQSNPLNVEKITYIDIGTAHSAAITEDGLCYTFGSNQHGQLGSNTRRNSRVPHLVAGLEGVRVIMVSCGDAFTVAIGADGEVYTWGKGARGRLGRKEEDTGVPRLVQLDNSFPYLVTSVACCHGNTMLAIKPLPEEMIPR; encoded by the exons ATGACCAGAGATGAAAGACAGGCTGCTCAGAATGAATGCCAGGTCTTGAAGTTACTGAACCATCCCAACATAATTGAGTATTATGAGAACTTCCTGGAGGACAAAGCTTTAATGATTGCTATGGAGTATGCACCAG GTGGTACCTTGGCAGAATACATTCAGAAACGCTGTAACTCTCTTTTGGATGAAGACTTAATCCTCCACTTCTTTGCTCAGATTCTGCTGGCTCTGCATCATGTTCACAATAAGCTAATTCTTCATAGAGACTTGAAAACTCAAAATATCCTCTTGGACAAGCATCAGATGATTGTCAAAATTGGGGATTTTGGTATTTCCAAGATCCTCGTCAGCAAGAGTAAAGCTTACACA GTTGTTGGTACTCCATGTTACATCTCTCCTGAACTCTGCGAGGGTAAACCATATAATCAGAAGAGTGACATTTGGGCATTAGGTTGTGTTCTGTATGAGCTGGCAAGTCTGAAACGAGCCTTTGAAGCAGCA AACTTGCCTGCACTTGTACTGAAGATCATGAGTGGAACATTTGCTCCAATTTCAGACCGCTATAGCCCTGATCTGAGGCAGCTAATCTTAAGCATGCTCAATCTTGACCCTTCCAAACGGCCACAGCTGAATGAGATAATGGCGCAGCCCATCTGCATTAGGCCCCTGCTTAACCTATATACTGACATTGGCAATGTGAAAATGAGAAG aaTTGAGAAACCTTTATCAGTTCAATCTGGCTCGAATCGAAGGCCAACAGGAAGGGTTCCCAGTGCAAGATCAAGAA GCAATTTAGTTAATGCCAGTGGGTCAGGAAAAACATGTCACCCACCTCCTGTTTCCTTGGTATACACCTGGGGCAGCGGGATCACCATACCCTTGCGTCTACCCATGCTAAATACTGAGGTCACACAGGTCTCACTGGGGAGGACACAAAAAACTGGTGTTACAGTCTCTGGACGACTAATTACTTGGGAG GCTCTATCCATCGATGCTGGAGATGTTTCCCTCCCTGGGTCTGTGGATCATGTTCAACCACAATTCATTTCTAGGTATTTGGAAGGACAGTCAGCAGTGACTATCAAATCAGTCTCCTGTGGAGACCTTTTTACAACTTGCATGACAG ACAGGGGTATCGTCATGACCTTTGGAAGTGGAAGCAATGGCTGTCTGGGACATGGCAATTTTAATGATGTCACTCAG cctAAAATTGTTGAAGCCCTGCTTGGATATGAAATTGTCCAGATTTCTTGTGGAGCATCACATGTTGTAGCAGTAAGCAATGAACATGAGGTCTTTACGTGGGGACGAGGTGACAACG gtCGGCTAGGTTTAGGCTCTCAAGAGTCCCACAACAGTCCTCAGCAAGTTGCTCTTCCTGCTGAATATAAAATACTTAAGGTGCCTTGTGGTGTTGACTGTTCCATGATCCTCACAACTGATCATCAAATACTAGCCTGTGGAAGCAACAG GTTTAACAAATTAGGGTTAGATAAAATGAACAACTCTGAAGATCCACCTATTTCTGAGCAAGTTGAAGAAGTCCACATTTTCACTCTTGTCCAGTCTAACCCCCTCAATGTGGAGAAGATCACATACATTGATATTGGAACGGCTCATTCAGCTGCGATTACAG AGGATGGCTTGTGCTATACATTTGGCAGTAATCAGCATGGCCAGCTTGGCAGCAATACCCGAAGGAACAGCCGTGTGCCCCATCTTGTGGCTGGCCTTGAGGGTGTCAGAGTTATCATGGTATCTTGTGGAGATGCTTTCACTGTGGCAATTGGAGCAG ATGGAGAGGTTTACACGTGGGGAAAAGGAGCAAGAGGCAGATTGGGGAGAAAGGAGGAGGACACTGGAGTTCCCAGATTAGTCCAGCTGGACAACAGCTTTCCCTACCTAGTAACTTCAGTTGCATGTTGCCATGGCAATACAATGCTTGCAATTAAAC